The Gemmata palustris genome includes a region encoding these proteins:
- a CDS encoding succinylglutamate desuccinylase/aspartoacylase family protein: protein MSVSPIRSTVDFDKPGKQYGHLYVPYSYNLGGWANLMLPVTVIGRGTGPTALVLAGNHGDEYPGQIAVMRLLRELSPEHVTGRLILVPTLTMPGAKAATRLSPLDGKNFNRCFPGNPTGTPSEVVAHYLTTELFPRADIVIDIHTGGRSLDFEPCAHMHLVPKGPQRDQMLAATEAWNTDFCFLYADVAGTGLLPVEAENQGKVVVTTEMGGSENVTALVHAETQMGLRNVLMHFGLLPGKAVTRESLGLAPTRWVQALNWDDYRFAPESGVYENLVPLGEDVSAGQPVGAIHFLERPDRDPVYVLANTDGVLLATRAPSIVAQGDCVACIAHDVDPRKL, encoded by the coding sequence GTGTCCGTTTCTCCCATTCGCTCCACGGTCGATTTCGACAAGCCGGGCAAGCAGTACGGTCACTTGTACGTGCCGTACTCGTACAACCTGGGCGGATGGGCGAACCTGATGCTTCCCGTGACGGTCATCGGCCGCGGGACCGGACCGACCGCACTCGTGCTCGCGGGGAACCACGGCGACGAGTACCCGGGGCAGATCGCGGTCATGCGGCTGCTGCGCGAACTTTCGCCGGAACACGTTACTGGCCGGTTGATCCTGGTTCCCACGCTCACCATGCCCGGCGCTAAGGCCGCGACCCGGCTCTCCCCGCTCGACGGCAAGAACTTCAACCGCTGTTTCCCCGGGAACCCGACCGGCACCCCGAGCGAAGTTGTTGCGCACTACCTCACTACGGAATTGTTCCCGCGTGCGGACATCGTGATCGACATCCACACCGGCGGCCGGAGCCTGGATTTCGAGCCGTGTGCCCACATGCACCTTGTGCCCAAAGGCCCGCAGCGCGACCAGATGCTCGCCGCGACCGAGGCGTGGAACACGGACTTCTGCTTCCTGTACGCGGACGTGGCGGGTACCGGGTTGCTCCCGGTGGAAGCGGAGAACCAGGGGAAGGTCGTCGTCACCACCGAAATGGGCGGCAGCGAGAACGTCACGGCCCTTGTTCACGCAGAAACGCAGATGGGGTTGCGGAACGTGCTCATGCACTTCGGCCTGCTGCCGGGGAAGGCCGTCACGCGCGAGTCGCTTGGCCTCGCCCCCACGCGCTGGGTGCAGGCGCTGAACTGGGACGATTACCGCTTCGCGCCGGAGTCGGGTGTGTACGAGAACCTCGTTCCGTTGGGCGAGGACGTGAGCGCGGGGCAGCCGGTCGGCGCGATCCACTTCCTCGAACGCCCCGACCGCGACCCGGTCTACGTGCTCGCGAATACCGACGGCGTGCTACTCGCCACGCGCGCCCCGTCGATCGTCGCTCAGGGCGACTGCGTCGCGTGCATCGCTCACGACGTGGACCCGCGCAAGCTATAG
- a CDS encoding DUF1501 domain-containing protein — protein sequence MLPLSRREMLARCGTGIGTIALAGVLRDAQAADAPRATDPLAPKAPHFAAKAKHVVHLFMNGGASQVDTFDPKPALDKYHGKPIPTGNLRTERKTGAAMKSPYSFKKYGQSGIEVSELFAKTAAHIDDMCVIRSMYADVPNHEPSLLLMNCGDGRQPRPSLGSWVTYGLGSENRNLPGFVVMCPGGYPIVTTQNWRSAFLPGVYQGTYIDSQHTQVDKLIAHIRNTELPLDKQREQLDLVAALNAKHLADRANDAQLETRIRTFELAFRMQSEAADVFDLSRETKKIRDLYGDTTIGRQLLLTRRLIERGVRVVQLWSGAGQPWDNHDNLATTHKALAGQWDQPIAAFLSDLKQRGLFDSTLVQWGGEFGRTPVAELPALNGRDHNHYGFTSWLAGGGVKGGQVIGATDDFGFAAIENKVHVHDLHATMLHLLGFDHEKLTYRYAGRDFRLTDVHGTVVKEVIR from the coding sequence ATGCTTCCGCTTTCCCGCCGTGAGATGCTCGCCCGGTGTGGCACCGGTATCGGCACCATTGCCCTCGCTGGTGTCCTTCGGGACGCACAGGCGGCCGATGCCCCGCGCGCAACCGATCCGCTCGCGCCGAAGGCTCCGCACTTCGCGGCGAAGGCCAAACACGTCGTTCACCTGTTCATGAACGGGGGAGCGTCGCAGGTCGACACGTTCGACCCCAAACCGGCGCTCGACAAGTACCACGGCAAACCCATCCCGACGGGCAACCTCCGCACCGAGCGCAAGACCGGCGCCGCGATGAAGTCGCCGTACAGCTTCAAGAAGTACGGTCAGTCCGGGATCGAGGTGAGTGAACTGTTCGCCAAGACCGCAGCGCACATTGATGACATGTGCGTGATCCGCTCGATGTACGCGGACGTGCCGAACCACGAGCCGTCGCTCTTGCTCATGAATTGTGGCGACGGTCGGCAACCGCGCCCGAGCCTCGGGAGCTGGGTGACGTATGGCCTCGGCAGCGAGAACCGTAACCTGCCCGGGTTCGTGGTCATGTGCCCCGGCGGGTACCCGATTGTCACCACGCAGAACTGGCGCTCCGCGTTCCTGCCGGGTGTGTACCAGGGCACGTACATCGACAGCCAGCACACACAGGTCGATAAACTCATTGCCCACATCCGCAACACGGAACTTCCACTCGATAAGCAGCGCGAGCAACTCGACCTCGTCGCCGCGCTGAACGCCAAGCACCTCGCCGACCGCGCGAACGATGCGCAGCTCGAAACCCGCATCCGCACGTTCGAGCTGGCCTTCCGGATGCAGTCCGAGGCGGCCGACGTGTTCGACCTGAGTCGAGAAACGAAGAAGATCCGCGACCTTTACGGCGACACGACCATCGGCCGGCAGTTGCTCCTCACGCGCCGGCTGATCGAGCGCGGGGTGCGGGTCGTGCAGCTCTGGAGCGGCGCCGGCCAGCCGTGGGACAATCACGACAACCTCGCCACCACACACAAGGCCCTCGCGGGCCAGTGGGACCAGCCCATCGCCGCGTTCCTCAGCGACCTGAAGCAGCGCGGGCTGTTCGATAGCACGCTGGTGCAGTGGGGCGGCGAATTCGGTCGCACCCCGGTCGCAGAACTGCCTGCTCTCAACGGCCGCGACCACAACCATTACGGCTTCACGAGCTGGCTCGCGGGCGGTGGCGTGAAAGGCGGACAGGTCATCGGGGCGACGGACGATTTCGGCTTCGCGGCGATCGAAAACAAGGTGCACGTCCACGATCTTCATGCCACAATGCTGCACTTGCTCGGCTTCGATCACGAGAAACTGACCTACCGCTACGCCGGGCGCGACTTCCGCCTCACAGACGTTCACGGCACCGTGGTCAAAGAAGTGATTCGTTGA
- a CDS encoding PSD1 and planctomycete cytochrome C domain-containing protein, giving the protein MIRAALLSLVAMCWCAGARAADPAAPLEFFEKQVRPVLVEKCLSCHGAEKPKGGLRLDSREGFIKGGHSGAAIVPGKPKDGLFLTAILHTDNDLKMPPGGKLPANEIAALTKWVELGAPWPEKVTLAAPDAIAKAAAKHWAFRPVQRPTVPEIRNPKAEIRNEIDKFVLAKLAEKGLALSPRADKRTLIRRATFDLHGLPPSPEEVEAFLKDDSPNAYEKLIDRLLASPRYGERWGRHWLDVARYADNKGYVFFEGKEYPWAWTYRDYVIRALNEDKPFDQFVTEQLAADLLVPQDASAQAALGFLTVGGHFMNNTHDIIDDRMDVITRGLMAITVTCARCHDHKFDPVPAADYYSLYGVLRSSIEPTVPPLVGPAPKEPDKAYNTELAAREKRLVDFVTAKHATLVSGARSRAGEYLLAAHEARNQPPADDFMLIADPGDLNPSMITRWKQFLTDTKKRKHPAFLHWHAVSELQDAEFAEKAPGLLKAVSGGNKLVAAVFSEPPKSMKDVATRYGKLLTDVDKQWKDTAKGTIRFDDPDREELRRVLYGADSPADAPLALDWGFLSLFPDRATQGEYQKHLNALEEWLGKGPPRAMVLNDTPRPYDPRIFERGNPGRPSDPVPRQFIRVANPARKPFASAGSGRLDLAREIVSKDNPLTARVFVNRVWMQHFGKAIVGTPGDFGLRGDAPTHPELLDWLASEWVNPSANSSEARAEQNAPRTSWSIKRLHKLIMTSATYTQDSLDRADAVTADPDNRLMWKQNRRRLEFEPLHDAVLAASGQLDLKLGGPSARLFGGNKRRAVYGYIDRLEFPSLLTTFDVPNPAGFAPERTNTTVSPQALFLMNGPFARDAAKKLVALPAFQKLADSGERLDWIYLTLYDRRPDADERKLALAFVAKGADRWIDLAHGLLMTNEFAFVD; this is encoded by the coding sequence ATGATTCGTGCTGCGCTTCTATCATTGGTCGCGATGTGTTGGTGCGCGGGCGCGCGCGCTGCGGACCCGGCGGCACCGCTGGAGTTTTTCGAGAAACAAGTGCGGCCGGTGCTGGTCGAGAAGTGCCTGTCGTGTCACGGCGCGGAGAAGCCGAAGGGCGGGCTCCGGCTCGATTCGCGCGAGGGCTTCATTAAGGGTGGGCACAGCGGCGCGGCCATCGTTCCCGGCAAACCCAAAGACGGGCTGTTTCTCACCGCGATCCTGCACACCGACAACGACCTGAAGATGCCGCCCGGAGGAAAGCTCCCAGCGAACGAGATCGCGGCGCTCACGAAGTGGGTGGAACTCGGCGCCCCGTGGCCGGAGAAGGTCACGCTGGCCGCCCCGGATGCGATCGCAAAGGCTGCGGCGAAGCACTGGGCCTTTCGACCCGTTCAGCGGCCCACAGTGCCGGAGATCCGCAACCCCAAAGCCGAGATCCGCAACGAGATCGACAAGTTCGTGCTCGCGAAACTCGCTGAGAAGGGGCTGGCACTCTCCCCGCGCGCCGACAAGCGCACGCTGATCCGGCGCGCGACGTTTGATCTTCACGGGCTTCCGCCTTCGCCGGAAGAGGTCGAAGCCTTCCTGAAGGACGATTCACCGAACGCCTACGAAAAGCTGATCGATCGATTGTTGGCCAGTCCGCGGTACGGTGAGCGCTGGGGGCGGCACTGGCTCGACGTGGCCCGGTACGCGGACAACAAGGGCTACGTCTTCTTCGAGGGGAAGGAGTACCCGTGGGCGTGGACGTACCGCGATTACGTCATCCGCGCTTTGAACGAGGACAAGCCGTTCGACCAGTTCGTGACGGAACAGCTCGCGGCCGATCTCCTCGTGCCGCAAGACGCCTCTGCCCAGGCCGCACTCGGGTTCCTGACGGTCGGCGGGCACTTCATGAACAACACGCACGACATCATTGATGACCGCATGGACGTCATCACGCGCGGGTTGATGGCAATCACCGTGACGTGTGCGCGGTGCCACGACCATAAGTTCGATCCCGTCCCCGCGGCTGATTATTACTCACTTTACGGCGTGTTGCGAAGTTCCATCGAACCCACCGTTCCGCCGCTCGTGGGACCGGCGCCGAAGGAGCCGGATAAGGCGTACAACACCGAACTTGCCGCACGCGAGAAACGCCTCGTCGATTTCGTGACAGCGAAGCACGCCACGCTCGTTTCAGGTGCCCGAAGTCGCGCGGGCGAATACCTCTTGGCGGCACACGAAGCCCGGAATCAGCCACCGGCCGATGATTTCATGCTGATCGCCGATCCCGGCGACCTGAACCCCAGCATGATTACGCGCTGGAAACAGTTCCTCACGGACACCAAGAAGCGCAAACACCCCGCGTTCCTGCACTGGCACGCGGTCAGTGAGTTGCAGGACGCCGAGTTCGCGGAGAAAGCCCCGGGCTTGCTCAAGGCCGTTTCAGGGGGCAATAAACTCGTGGCCGCGGTGTTTAGCGAGCCGCCGAAATCGATGAAGGACGTGGCCACGCGGTACGGCAAACTGTTGACGGATGTGGACAAGCAGTGGAAGGACACGGCGAAGGGCACGATCCGGTTCGATGACCCCGACCGAGAGGAACTGCGTCGCGTGTTGTACGGCGCGGATTCACCAGCAGACGCACCGCTCGCGCTCGATTGGGGGTTCCTCTCGCTGTTCCCCGATCGCGCGACGCAGGGCGAATATCAGAAGCACCTCAACGCGCTCGAAGAGTGGCTCGGGAAGGGGCCGCCGCGTGCGATGGTGCTGAACGATACCCCGCGCCCCTACGACCCGCGAATCTTCGAGCGCGGCAATCCCGGGCGCCCGAGTGACCCGGTTCCCAGGCAGTTCATTAGGGTCGCGAACCCGGCGCGCAAACCGTTCGCTTCGGCCGGGAGCGGGCGGCTCGATTTGGCGCGCGAGATCGTGTCGAAGGACAACCCGCTGACGGCGCGCGTGTTTGTGAACCGCGTGTGGATGCAGCATTTCGGGAAGGCGATCGTTGGCACGCCGGGCGACTTCGGACTCCGTGGCGACGCCCCCACGCACCCGGAACTCCTCGACTGGCTCGCGAGCGAGTGGGTGAACCCTTCCGCAAATTCTTCAGAGGCTCGCGCAGAGCAGAACGCCCCTCGTACCTCCTGGAGCATCAAGCGCCTCCACAAACTCATCATGACATCCGCGACCTACACGCAGGACAGCCTCGACCGCGCGGACGCGGTTACCGCTGATCCCGACAACCGGCTGATGTGGAAGCAGAACCGGCGCCGATTGGAGTTCGAGCCGCTACACGATGCGGTCCTGGCCGCGTCCGGGCAACTCGACCTGAAATTGGGTGGCCCGAGCGCGCGGCTCTTTGGCGGTAACAAACGGCGCGCGGTGTACGGCTACATCGATCGGCTGGAGTTCCCTTCGCTGCTCACCACGTTCGATGTACCGAACCCGGCGGGCTTCGCTCCCGAGCGCACGAACACGACCGTATCTCCGCAGGCACTCTTCCTGATGAATGGCCCGTTCGCACGCGACGCGGCGAAGAAACTCGTAGCCCTTCCCGCGTTCCAGAAACTTGCGGATTCGGGCGAACGACTCGATTGGATCTACCTGACGCTCTATGATCGCCGACCGGACGCAGACGAGCGCAAACTGGCCCTCGCGTTCGTCGCAAAGGGCGCGGACCGCTGGATCGATCTCGCCCACGGGCTGCTGATGACCAACGAGTTCGCGTTCGTGGATTAA
- a CDS encoding peptidylprolyl isomerase: protein MKCVLCVVLGLFAVTSGFAEEPKSVRVLIQTDKGDIEVELDAAKAPNTVANFLKYVDGKFYDGGRFHRTVTPDNQPDNKVKIEVVQAGINPEKTKDEFKPIKLERTKDTKLAHKDGTISMARDGPDTATSDFFICIGDQPELDHGGKRNPDGEGFAAFGRVTKGMDVVKKIQSAPAKVQALEPPITIKKITRLP from the coding sequence ATGAAGTGCGTGCTGTGCGTGGTGTTGGGGCTGTTCGCCGTTACGAGCGGGTTCGCGGAGGAACCGAAATCGGTTCGCGTGCTGATTCAGACCGATAAGGGCGATATCGAGGTCGAACTGGATGCTGCGAAAGCCCCCAACACGGTCGCGAACTTCCTGAAGTACGTGGACGGCAAGTTCTACGACGGCGGGCGGTTCCACCGGACCGTGACGCCGGACAACCAGCCCGACAACAAGGTGAAGATCGAAGTGGTGCAGGCCGGGATCAACCCGGAGAAGACGAAGGACGAGTTCAAGCCGATCAAACTGGAGCGCACGAAGGACACGAAACTCGCGCACAAGGACGGAACGATCTCGATGGCGCGCGACGGTCCCGACACCGCGACTTCCGATTTCTTCATCTGCATTGGCGACCAACCGGAACTCGACCACGGGGGCAAGCGCAACCCCGACGGCGAGGGGTTCGCGGCGTTCGGCCGCGTGACGAAGGGCATGGATGTCGTAAAGAAGATTCAGTCCGCGCCCGCCAAAGTTCAGGCACTCGAACCTCCGATTACGATCAAGAAGATCACCCGCCTGCCTTGA
- a CDS encoding PSD1 and planctomycete cytochrome C domain-containing protein, which translates to MRTQFHWFAFSFLAFASPIQGEDKPPPAKPSPEHVEFFEKKIRPVLVKHCYSCHSAEAKKVKGELRLDTREAVLKGGSSGPLLVPGDPAKSLLIQAVRHADPSLKMPPDVKLKSEEIADLEAWVKMGAPDPRDGASGAKKIDFAKAKEFWSFRPVARPEVLKAGAANPIDNFIRAKLDAKGLKPAPPADKRALIRRATFDLTGLPPTPEEIEAFLKDNSPEAFAKVVDRLLASPAYGERWGRHWLDLVRYADTAGDNSDYPIPQIFRYRNWVIEAFNRDLPYDEFVRQQLAGDLLPSQNEADRQAKLIATGYLANTKRFGSYEDERYPWYLTYEDQIDNLGRTFLGLTINCARCHDHKFDPISQHDYYALYGFFSSTRYPRPGIELDKVQRDFVPLVEPEDVEIIELTRQANTTRLQKDVEIQERLKSIAEKQLETAKRLGEKEMIAEATKELEQAVAKLKVVKKERDEFAKQPLPFETAYAVAEGKTEGKKKVGNACVQIKGDPERLGPEVPRRFPSILGGQTLPAATMGSGRLELANWIVDAKNPLTARVMVNRVWQYHFGKGIVRTASNFGILGQPPTHPELLDYLAARFVEDKWSMKSMHRLIMLSRTYQQSSRDDEAGTKIDVANEYLWRFDKHRLDAESIRDSLLAAAGNLDRSPGGAHPFPAMSTWNFTQHHPFKAVYETNKRSVYVMAQRFQRHPFFALFDGADTNASTDRRLTSTTPLQALYLMNDPFVHAQAKKFAERVCGEGKDDAARINRAYVLLFGRTPTADEVTTATDYLAKVSDKLRAGGTPMEQLPAKAWESLARALFLSNEFVYLD; encoded by the coding sequence ATGCGCACCCAATTTCACTGGTTCGCGTTTTCATTTCTGGCGTTCGCTTCTCCCATACAGGGAGAAGACAAGCCGCCACCGGCGAAACCGTCGCCCGAACACGTCGAGTTCTTCGAGAAGAAGATCCGCCCGGTACTGGTCAAGCACTGTTACTCGTGCCACAGCGCGGAAGCGAAAAAAGTTAAGGGCGAACTGCGCCTCGACACGCGCGAGGCGGTGCTGAAGGGCGGTTCGTCGGGGCCATTGCTCGTCCCCGGCGATCCCGCAAAAAGCTTGCTAATCCAGGCCGTGCGGCACGCGGACCCGTCTCTGAAAATGCCGCCGGATGTGAAGCTGAAATCAGAGGAGATCGCGGACCTCGAAGCCTGGGTAAAAATGGGTGCCCCGGACCCGCGCGACGGCGCGAGCGGGGCGAAAAAGATCGACTTCGCGAAGGCGAAAGAGTTCTGGTCGTTCCGCCCGGTTGCACGGCCCGAAGTACTAAAGGCTGGTGCCGCCAACCCCATCGATAACTTCATCCGGGCGAAACTGGATGCGAAGGGACTGAAACCCGCCCCGCCCGCGGACAAACGCGCACTCATTCGCCGGGCGACGTTCGACCTGACGGGCCTTCCTCCAACGCCAGAAGAGATCGAAGCGTTCCTGAAGGACAACTCACCCGAAGCGTTCGCGAAGGTGGTAGACCGGCTACTTGCATCACCGGCTTACGGCGAGCGCTGGGGGCGCCACTGGCTCGACCTCGTGCGCTACGCGGACACCGCGGGCGATAACTCCGACTACCCCATCCCGCAAATCTTCCGCTACCGGAACTGGGTGATCGAGGCGTTCAACCGCGACCTGCCCTACGACGAGTTCGTGCGCCAGCAACTCGCGGGCGACCTGCTCCCCTCCCAAAACGAAGCCGACCGCCAGGCGAAGTTGATCGCAACGGGCTACCTCGCGAACACCAAGCGGTTCGGTTCCTACGAGGACGAGCGCTACCCGTGGTACCTCACCTACGAGGACCAGATCGACAACTTGGGGCGCACGTTCCTCGGGCTCACGATCAACTGTGCGCGGTGCCACGACCACAAGTTCGACCCGATCAGCCAGCACGACTACTACGCGCTCTACGGGTTCTTCTCCAGCACGCGCTACCCGCGTCCCGGGATCGAACTCGACAAGGTCCAACGTGACTTTGTTCCGCTTGTGGAGCCGGAAGATGTCGAAATCATTGAACTGACACGTCAGGCCAACACCACGAGACTCCAGAAGGACGTCGAGATCCAAGAGCGTCTGAAATCGATAGCCGAAAAGCAACTCGAAACGGCGAAACGTCTTGGCGAAAAGGAGATGATCGCGGAGGCCACCAAAGAACTTGAACAGGCCGTCGCGAAGCTCAAGGTCGTGAAAAAAGAGCGCGATGAATTCGCCAAGCAGCCGCTCCCCTTCGAGACCGCTTACGCCGTCGCCGAAGGCAAAACCGAGGGCAAGAAGAAGGTCGGCAACGCTTGCGTGCAGATCAAGGGCGACCCAGAACGGCTCGGGCCAGAAGTCCCGCGGCGCTTCCCCTCAATCCTCGGCGGACAAACACTTCCTGCCGCGACAATGGGCAGTGGTCGGCTCGAACTCGCGAACTGGATCGTGGACGCGAAGAACCCGCTCACGGCCCGTGTGATGGTGAATCGCGTCTGGCAGTACCACTTCGGAAAGGGGATCGTTCGCACCGCGAGCAACTTCGGCATTCTGGGTCAACCGCCCACGCACCCGGAATTGCTCGACTACCTCGCAGCGCGTTTCGTCGAAGACAAGTGGTCGATGAAGTCGATGCACCGGCTCATTATGCTCTCGCGCACTTACCAGCAGTCGAGTCGCGACGACGAAGCGGGTACCAAAATCGATGTCGCGAACGAGTACCTGTGGCGGTTCGACAAGCACCGACTCGATGCGGAATCCATCCGTGACTCACTGCTCGCAGCAGCAGGGAACCTCGACCGGTCCCCGGGCGGCGCGCACCCGTTCCCCGCGATGAGCACCTGGAACTTCACACAGCACCACCCGTTCAAGGCGGTATACGAGACGAACAAGCGGAGCGTGTACGTGATGGCGCAGCGGTTCCAGCGGCACCCGTTCTTCGCGCTGTTCGACGGCGCGGACACCAACGCGAGCACCGATCGCCGGCTCACGAGCACCACCCCGCTACAAGCGCTCTACCTGATGAACGACCCGTTCGTTCACGCCCAGGCCAAGAAGTTCGCCGAGCGCGTGTGCGGCGAAGGCAAAGACGACGCGGCGCGCATCAATCGCGCCTACGTGCTGCTGTTCGGCCGCACCCCCACAGCCGACGAAGTTACTACCGCAACGGACTACCTTGCGAAGGTGAGCGACAAGCTCAGAGCGGGCGGCACGCCGATGGAGCAACTCCCGGCCAAGGCGTGGGAGAGCCTCGCCCGCGCACTGTTCCTGAGCAACGAGTTCGTGTACCTGGATTGA
- a CDS encoding DUF1501 domain-containing protein, with product MDLTTSHPTRRAAIRSMVGGSLLFPGIVSQLLAAEERRAPDADPLAPKRPHFAPKAKRVIFLFSTGGVSQMDTFDPKPKLFAADGKTLGVGGGLSLEKRPLLKPRWAFKPGGTCGTQVSDLFPHIRERMDDVCLIRSMSTDNNEHFQATLAIHTGSFFAARPSIGSWVSYGLGTVNQNLPSFVVIAPQLPYAGTQVFANDFLPAYHQGTRVLPGKEPVPNVKRQPGTDALQELELGFADELNKTHLKTHGHDGDMAARIRSFETAFKMQFEAPEAFDLSKETDATLDLYGVKRADTESFGWQCLIARRLAERGVRFIELIDGSSAKNWDSHSDMGEHEPLAKKIDKPIAGLLADLKRLGMLDDTLVVWTTEFGRTPGQDGTKGRGHHPACFSSWIAGGGIKPGIAYGATDDIAAAVAEKKVHVHDFHATLLHLLGLDHEKLTYRHAGRDFRLTDVHGNVVKDILK from the coding sequence ATGGACCTCACCACATCTCACCCCACCCGGCGCGCCGCGATCCGGTCGATGGTCGGTGGGTCGTTGCTGTTCCCCGGGATCGTGTCGCAACTGCTCGCGGCCGAAGAGCGCCGCGCGCCGGACGCCGACCCGCTCGCGCCAAAGAGGCCGCACTTCGCGCCGAAGGCCAAGCGCGTCATCTTCCTGTTCTCCACCGGCGGCGTGTCGCAAATGGACACGTTCGACCCCAAGCCCAAGCTGTTCGCGGCCGACGGCAAGACGCTCGGCGTGGGCGGCGGGCTGTCGCTCGAAAAGCGCCCGCTCCTCAAGCCCCGGTGGGCGTTCAAGCCGGGCGGCACGTGCGGCACACAGGTGAGCGACCTGTTCCCCCACATCCGCGAGCGCATGGACGACGTTTGCCTCATCCGCTCGATGAGCACCGACAACAACGAGCACTTCCAGGCCACGCTCGCGATCCACACCGGGTCGTTCTTCGCGGCGCGGCCGAGCATCGGGAGTTGGGTCAGCTACGGTCTGGGTACCGTGAACCAGAACCTCCCGTCGTTCGTCGTCATCGCGCCGCAACTGCCCTACGCCGGCACGCAGGTGTTCGCGAACGACTTCCTCCCGGCCTACCACCAGGGCACGCGCGTGCTACCCGGGAAGGAGCCGGTACCGAACGTGAAGCGGCAACCCGGTACCGATGCCCTTCAGGAACTCGAACTCGGGTTCGCGGACGAGCTCAACAAAACCCACCTGAAGACCCACGGGCACGACGGCGACATGGCCGCGCGCATCCGATCGTTCGAGACCGCGTTCAAGATGCAGTTCGAGGCGCCCGAAGCGTTCGATCTGTCAAAAGAAACGGACGCCACACTCGACCTGTACGGGGTGAAACGCGCCGACACCGAGAGCTTCGGCTGGCAGTGCCTCATCGCCCGCCGGCTCGCGGAGCGCGGGGTGCGCTTCATCGAACTCATCGACGGAAGCTCGGCGAAGAACTGGGACTCGCACAGCGACATGGGCGAACACGAGCCACTCGCCAAGAAGATCGACAAACCTATCGCCGGCTTGCTCGCCGACCTCAAGCGCCTCGGGATGCTCGATGACACGCTCGTGGTGTGGACGACGGAGTTCGGGCGCACGCCCGGCCAGGACGGAACGAAGGGCCGCGGGCATCACCCGGCGTGCTTCTCGTCGTGGATCGCGGGAGGCGGGATCAAGCCCGGCATCGCTTACGGCGCCACCGACGATATCGCCGCGGCCGTGGCCGAGAAGAAGGTCCACGTCCACGACTTCCACGCCACCCTGCTGCACCTGCTCGGGCTCGACCACGAGAAGTTGACGTACCGGCACGCGGGCCGCGACTTCCGCCTCACCGACGTCCACGGCAACGTGGTGAAGGACATTCTGAAGTAA